From a region of the Salvelinus sp. IW2-2015 unplaced genomic scaffold, ASM291031v2 Un_scaffold4333, whole genome shotgun sequence genome:
- the maml3 gene encoding mastermind-like protein 3, giving the protein MASGSPLPNCVARSPQTPTQAQTQAGPRPGNGFMMNPGQGVGQAGKGSNGPGVPTGIQGPGPVTSELSPAEQLKAMAAQQRAKLMQQQKQQQQANWSPAGAPTSPYASGPFNXQDKPSSPMMYPAQAFNQQDKPNSPMMYPPQAFNQQDKPNSPMMYPAQAFNQQDKPNSPMMYPPQAFNPGPQGPLVAGMTSSNGPKAPMNNYLPQNPHNHMGMLSQQQQQQTNNMGAQQNTLSKQQQQQLQQQQTAAMLSYNNTKPLSHFSTMGVDHMGQRMTPPMGSQVKNPMMPPYMQQGGVQGAGPGQTQGPIPGQTAHLSEEQKRMLLMKQKVLNQSMPYSAMQPHGQVGRRPFWICCRLCHVDLVKLEQKTILALV; this is encoded by the coding sequence ATGGCCTCAGGCTCCCCTCTCCCCAACTGTGTGGCCCGGTCGCCGCAGACACCCACCCAGGCCCAGACGCAGGCCGGACCCAGACCAGGGAATGGATTTATGATGAACCCAGGCCAAGGTGTGGGCCAGGCGGGTAAAGGATCCAATGGCCCTGGAGTCCCCACTGGAATTCAAGGGCCTGGGCCYGTGACCTCTGAACTGTCGCCTGCTGAGCAACTGAAAGCCATGGCYGCACAGCAGCGTGCTAAGCTAATGCAGCAGcagaaacagcagcagcaggctaACTGGTCGCCTGCCGGCGCMCCAACCAGCCCCTACGCCTCTGGTCCSTTCAACCAMCAGGACAAACCCAGCAGCCCAATGATGTACCCAGCTCAAGCCTTCAACCAGCAGGACAAACCCAACAGCCCAATGATGTACCCACCTCAAGCCTTCAACCAGCAGGACAAACCCAACAGTCCAATGATGTACCCAGCTCAAGCCTTCAACCAGCAGGACAAGCCCAACAGCCCAATGATGTACCCACCTCAAGCCTTCAACCCTGGCCCACAGGGCCCCCTGGTGGCTGGGATGACCTCGAGCAACGGCCCCAAAGCTCCCATGAACAACTACCTCCCTCAGAACCCCCACAACCACATGGGCATGttaagtcaacaacaacaacaacagacaaacaacatgggCGCCCAACAGAACACCCtctctaaacaacaacaacaacaattacaacaacaacaaacggcAGCCATGTTGTCCTACAACAACACAAAGCCGCTGAGTCACTTCAGCACCATGGGGGTGGATCACATGGGGCAGAGGATGACCCCGCCCATGGGGTCACAGGTCAAGAACCCCATGATGCCCCCATACATGCAGCAGGGAGGGGTACAGGGGGCGGGGCCGGGTCAGACCCAGGGACCAATCCCGGGCCAGACAGCTCACCTCAGCGAGGAGCAGAAGAGGATGCTGCTGATGAAGCAGAAGGTGCTGAACCAGAGCATGCCCTACAGCGCCATGCAGCCCCACGGACAGGTAGGACGGAGGCCATTTTGGATCTGTTGCAGGCTTTGTCATGTGGATTTGGTGAAACTGGAGCAGAAAACCATTTTGGCTCTGGTTTAG